The DNA window TCTGCGCTGTCAGCGACCGCCGGTGCGGGGGCCTCGCTGGTATCGGCCGCTTGGGGCTCGGGCGCCACGTCTGTGCTGCCCGCCTCCATAGTGGTCGTGTCGGCAGCAGACGAGTCGGCCTCTTGGGCATGAGCAGGGCTCCCTCCAATCAACAGAAGGAAGAGAAATACAAATGGGACAAATCGGAGCATGCTGGCAAAGAGCTTGGACAAAACAGACACAGGGGACTGTGGACGAGGGCGTCAGGACGACCCGCTGCTCTCAAATAGCGACGGTGAGCGTGCGCGATCGTGCCGGAGGGGGGTAACCTGGTAGCCGGCCACCTTCCATGTCCCCTCCTCCCGAACGGTGAGAAGGAGTTCCTCGACCCGCCCCCCGTCGAACGACGAGCGGTACATCAAAATCACGAAAGGGCCAGAAGGCGCCCGGCGGAGAGTGTCTCGGTACTGCACCATCGTGCGAGCACGACCCGAGAGTGCCCGAAGCGAATCGCGTAGCTCACGCCCTTCGTCCTCCCACTGCTCGCGTGGCATTCGCTCTTGCAACAGGACGGCCGCCGTTTCCCAGCTCTCCTCAAAGTCGCCATCGTCTACTCGAGCCAACCAGGCGGTCGCTGCTGCCTGTGCGTTCTGCTTGGCCTCCGCACGGGCGCGATCGCTTGGCTGCGCACTCACGGCCCCCGTAAGCAAAAACAAACTGCACAGTACCGATCCGGCAATGCAACCGACGCGATGCATGATGAGGAGACGAGTGAGCGGAGGAAAGCCTAGAATGCGTGAGGCATACGAGAGGGGGGCGCATCAGTTCGCCCTCTTTTGGGTCGCCCTCCTCAGGCAGGAGCATTGCCCTCCCATCGGTGCTCGCTCTTTCCAACAGGCCGAGCGCCTCCCTCAAGC is part of the Salinibacter sp. 10B genome and encodes:
- a CDS encoding DUF4019 domain-containing protein, which produces MHRVGCIAGSVLCSLFLLTGAVSAQPSDRARAEAKQNAQAAATAWLARVDDGDFEESWETAAVLLQERMPREQWEDEGRELRDSLRALSGRARTMVQYRDTLRRAPSGPFVILMYRSSFDGGRVEELLLTVREEGTWKVAGYQVTPLRHDRARSPSLFESSGSS